A DNA window from Criblamydia sequanensis CRIB-18 contains the following coding sequences:
- the brnQ gene encoding branched-chain amino acid transport system II carrier protein, with product MKHFLNSTILSTGFAMFSMFFGAGNVVFPLALGQIAQDKTIFAIIGLLFSAVAVPFLGLITMILFDGNYRAFFSRIGEMPGFIVSCIIMGLIGPFGAIPRCISLSHSTLSMFLNDGGISLPLFSLLSCVIIFLFTFRPGRILDLLGYVLTPFLLLSLGIIIIKGMMSTKTMHSSTLGDINSFLFGFKEGYQTMDLLGAFFFSSVVLLGLKNDFEPKSKSDFKRLTLLAIKASLVGAFLLAIIYIGFSFVAAYYSDSLTLVSQDKLIGAIALQVLGPYAGITTSVAVALACLTTAIALTNVFAEFLHKDISKKKLSYFTSLLITLAVTFIVSTLDFNGIVKFLSPILQVFYPSLILLTLLNLLYKLYGITLVKGPVLALFLLTLIFEMYPFISSIF from the coding sequence ATGAAGCATTTTCTAAATTCCACAATACTATCCACCGGATTTGCCATGTTTTCCATGTTTTTTGGAGCAGGCAATGTGGTATTTCCTTTAGCTTTAGGCCAAATTGCTCAGGATAAAACTATCTTTGCTATCATTGGGTTATTATTTAGCGCCGTTGCCGTTCCTTTTCTTGGCTTGATTACCATGATTTTGTTTGACGGAAACTATCGTGCATTTTTTTCAAGAATCGGTGAAATGCCGGGGTTTATCGTTTCTTGCATTATCATGGGACTGATTGGTCCTTTTGGAGCCATTCCCCGATGCATTTCGCTATCGCATTCCACTTTGTCGATGTTTCTAAATGATGGCGGCATCTCTCTCCCCCTATTTAGTTTGCTCTCTTGCGTTATTATCTTTTTATTCACCTTTAGACCGGGACGCATTCTCGACCTACTAGGCTATGTCCTCACTCCCTTTCTTTTATTATCTCTTGGAATCATCATAATTAAAGGCATGATGTCAACTAAAACAATGCATTCAAGCACCCTTGGAGATATTAATTCTTTTCTTTTCGGTTTCAAAGAAGGGTATCAAACTATGGACTTGCTTGGCGCTTTCTTTTTTTCCTCGGTCGTGCTTTTGGGACTTAAAAATGATTTTGAACCAAAATCAAAGAGTGATTTTAAAAGGCTGACTTTACTTGCCATAAAAGCAAGCCTTGTAGGCGCCTTTCTGTTAGCCATCATTTATATCGGGTTTAGTTTTGTGGCAGCTTACTATTCGGATTCTTTAACTCTAGTTTCCCAAGATAAGTTAATCGGAGCTATTGCACTTCAAGTGCTTGGTCCCTACGCCGGTATTACAACCTCCGTTGCTGTGGCTTTAGCTTGTTTAACGACAGCTATTGCTCTAACCAATGTTTTTGCTGAATTTTTACACAAAGATATTTCAAAAAAGAAATTGAGTTATTTCACTTCTCTTTTAATTACACTCGCTGTCACCTTTATTGTCTCTACTCTTGATTTTAACGGGATTGTTAAATTCTTAAGCCCCATTTTACAGGTTTTCTATCCCTCCCTTATTTTACTCACGCTTCTTAACCTTCTCTATAAACTCTATGGGATAACTCTTGTAAAAGGCCCGGTCCTTGCTCTATTTTTATTAACTTTAATTTTTGAAATGTACCCTTTCATATCCTCAATTTTTTAA